Proteins from a genomic interval of Garra rufa chromosome 4, GarRuf1.0, whole genome shotgun sequence:
- the LOC141333868 gene encoding uncharacterized protein yields MAFIKEESDDMRIEEDFSVKQEDAEEQTDLIILKEESPESNEMEEKDQNEKHHDITIGKKSTQTGKTSSRKRAQKTDSNCYFTCPQCEKSFNQKQNLEVHMRVHTGEKPFSCQQCGKCFTQKGNLKSHLRIHTGEKPYTCKLCGKSFTAEPNLKYHMNIHNGVKPFTCDQCGKSFTRKRFSLKGNLKTHMRIHTGEKPFICVQCGKCFTRKGTLKYHLRIHSRQDCFICHECGKSFPDIEHLNRHVIIHSGEKPFKCQQCGKGFQFNKNLKTHMRIHTREKPFKCLHCGKTFSYKVSLKTHMRLHTGEKPYTCPQCGKSFTYTATLNAHIRSHTGERPFICGQCGKSFTRKGNLNYHLRIHSREN; encoded by the exons atggcgtttattaaagaggaaagTGACGACATGAGGATTGAAGAGGACTTCAGCGTTAAACAAGAAGAtgctgaagaacaaacag ATCTTATCAtattgaaagaagaaagtcctGAATccaatgaaatggaagagaaagatcagaaTGAGAAGCATCATGATATCACAATTGGAAAAAAATCCACACAGACTGGAAAGACTTCCTCAcgaaaaagagctcaaaagacagaTTCTAACTGTTATTTTACTTGcccacagtgtgaaaagagtttcaatcaaaaacaaaaccttgaagtccacatgagagttcacactggagagaaacctttcagcTGCCAACAGTGCGGAAagtgtttcactcaaaaaggaaaccttaaaagtcacttgagaattcacaccggagagaagccttacacctgcaaactgtgtggaaagagcttcacgGCAGAACCAAACCTTAAGTATCACATGAACATTCACAATGGAGTGAAgccgttcacttgtgatcagtgtggaaagagtttcacacgtAAA CGCTTCTCGCTAAAAGGAAATCTCAAgactcacatgagaattcacactggagagaagccgttcataTGTGTTCAGTGTGGAAAATGTTTCACACGTAAAGGAACCCTTAAGTACCACTTGAGGATTCACTCAAGACAGGACTGTTTTATATGTCATGAATGCGGAAAGAGTTTCCCAGACATTGAACACCTAAACAGGCATGTAATAATTCActccggagagaagccttttaaaTGCCAGCAGTGTGGAAAGGGATTCCAATTCAATAAAaaccttaagactcacatgagaattcacaccagAGAAAAGCCTTTCAAATGCCTTCACTGTGGAAAGACTTTCAGTTATAAAGTAAgccttaagactcacatgagacttcacactggagagaagccttacacatgccctcagtgcggaaagagctTCACATATACAGCAACGCTTAATGCCCACATAAgaagtcacactggagagaggccgttcatatgtggtcagtgtggaaagagtttcacacgtAAAGGAAACCTTAATTACCACTTGAGGATTCACTCAAGAgagaact ag